In Caproiciproducens sp. NJN-50, the following are encoded in one genomic region:
- a CDS encoding DEAD/DEAH box helicase family protein codes for MPNMKNTGTGDIPLKFAIRLTQIVNESYESGEMLEKVTAVTKDLLRYWFNPAFTETRPYNFHVGQRQAILNIIYVHEILKAKNVFNMYEMVDDELLAELGVAEVSAEKYNCPKYAVKMATGTGKTWVMHALMIWQYLNAKHEDMPSDLYSKNFLLVAPGLIVYERLLDAYLGKENEDGIRNFETSDFYKFQQLLIPDAYKNALFAFIQNNVVKKEEIGKKITGDGMVAITNWHLLAGGDEESEDENDDPFANPAAIIKDLLPITPGTTAGHTLESLDNRYFSGSEIEYLSNLKDIVVFNDEAHHIHENKVDGEDIEVKWQQSLLKIAEHKGDQYTQVDFSATPYNETGGGKNRTKHYFPHIVVDFDLKTAIRKGLVKTIVLDKRNQIASQDLAELDFRAERNGNTVIGLSQGQKVMLRAGLQKLQILEQQFLEYADKKKYPKMLVMCENTQVSPFVVDYLKNYEGLAENDILQIDSDKKGNIPPDEWNEIKQKLFNIDALSKPKVIVSVLMLREGFDVNNICVIVPLRANSASILLEQTVGRGLRLMWREPDYQDIKEENRIRLLKEKKSPTNYFDILSIVEHPAFMDFYNDLIDDGSVIEVDEMKNDKKSIVGDIIDVPLKSDYKGYDLFFPIIIKDKEETIVSGKLSLDKMESYHTFSFDTLKKFTSQKDDTFYSEEITVKTRFGNYIVSAQVFDAKSYNDFIAKIIGAISTSIERVGIRKKESFPFMQINTAELAGVIDTYIRTKLFGKLFNPFEDNNWRVLLLRKSLIVEHVIKEVSKAIYEMQNNIEVKDAVILKKYFSEIGSMKMRENYSIPVAKSIYERLPYPSNKGEYERAFMEYCDNDSQTESLIKIKENYHTFAYLNYIRDDGMISHYFPDFMVKLGDKIYLVETKAQKDANNVNVRSKEKSALDWIRKINELKPEDRMNCKWEYVLVSDSLFYQFKNNGASISEILEYAKLTQNTTDNGQIAFFNEGAE; via the coding sequence ATGCCTAACATGAAAAATACTGGTACCGGAGACATCCCTCTCAAATTTGCGATACGATTGACGCAAATTGTGAATGAATCGTATGAATCAGGCGAAATGCTTGAAAAAGTTACAGCGGTAACAAAAGATTTACTCAGATATTGGTTTAACCCTGCTTTTACTGAAACACGGCCATATAATTTTCATGTGGGACAGCGGCAAGCAATTTTAAATATCATTTATGTACATGAAATTCTAAAGGCAAAAAACGTATTTAATATGTACGAAATGGTAGATGATGAATTGCTTGCAGAGCTTGGTGTTGCGGAAGTCAGCGCTGAAAAATATAACTGTCCAAAATATGCTGTTAAAATGGCAACAGGTACTGGTAAAACATGGGTTATGCACGCACTTATGATTTGGCAGTATTTGAATGCAAAACATGAGGACATGCCATCAGACCTATATTCAAAAAACTTTTTACTTGTAGCTCCGGGCTTGATAGTATATGAGCGGTTGCTGGACGCTTATCTTGGTAAAGAAAATGAGGATGGAATCCGAAACTTTGAAACTTCTGATTTTTATAAATTTCAGCAGTTACTTATTCCAGATGCCTACAAAAATGCTCTTTTTGCCTTTATTCAGAATAATGTGGTTAAAAAAGAGGAAATCGGTAAAAAGATAACCGGGGATGGCATGGTTGCAATTACAAACTGGCACTTGCTGGCTGGCGGGGATGAAGAATCCGAAGACGAAAATGATGATCCGTTTGCTAATCCGGCCGCTATCATAAAAGACCTGTTGCCAATAACGCCGGGTACAACCGCTGGACATACTCTTGAATCGCTGGACAACCGTTATTTTAGCGGAAGTGAAATTGAATATCTTTCGAACCTTAAGGATATTGTCGTATTTAACGATGAAGCGCATCATATCCATGAAAACAAGGTGGACGGTGAAGATATTGAGGTTAAGTGGCAGCAGAGTCTGTTGAAAATTGCTGAACATAAAGGTGACCAATATACACAGGTGGACTTTTCTGCTACACCCTATAATGAAACAGGTGGGGGCAAAAACCGGACAAAGCATTATTTCCCGCATATTGTGGTGGATTTTGATTTAAAAACTGCCATTCGGAAAGGGCTTGTTAAGACAATTGTATTAGATAAGCGCAATCAAATTGCATCACAGGATCTTGCGGAGCTGGATTTTAGGGCTGAACGGAACGGAAATACAGTTATTGGACTCTCCCAAGGACAAAAAGTGATGCTTCGCGCAGGTTTGCAAAAATTGCAAATTCTTGAGCAACAGTTCTTGGAATATGCTGATAAAAAGAAATATCCTAAAATGCTCGTCATGTGTGAAAATACACAGGTATCCCCTTTTGTTGTAGATTACCTCAAAAATTACGAGGGTTTGGCGGAAAATGATATACTACAGATCGATTCGGATAAAAAGGGTAATATTCCTCCTGATGAGTGGAACGAAATCAAGCAAAAGCTTTTCAATATTGATGCCTTATCAAAACCTAAGGTTATTGTTTCCGTTCTCATGTTGCGTGAAGGCTTTGATGTGAACAATATCTGCGTCATTGTACCTCTGCGTGCAAATTCGGCTTCTATTCTATTGGAGCAGACGGTTGGCAGAGGCTTACGGCTTATGTGGCGTGAACCTGATTATCAGGATATTAAAGAGGAAAACCGAATCCGCTTACTCAAAGAAAAAAAATCTCCAACGAATTATTTCGATATTCTAAGTATTGTAGAGCATCCGGCTTTTATGGATTTCTATAACGACTTAATTGATGATGGCTCTGTTATAGAAGTCGATGAAATGAAAAATGATAAGAAGAGTATTGTCGGAGATATTATCGACGTGCCATTAAAATCGGATTATAAGGGGTATGATCTCTTTTTCCCAATTATAATAAAAGATAAAGAAGAAACCATAGTCAGTGGTAAACTGTCTTTGGATAAAATGGAAAGTTATCATACATTTTCTTTCGATACTCTTAAGAAATTTACATCTCAGAAAGATGATACTTTTTACTCAGAAGAGATAACGGTTAAAACAAGGTTTGGCAACTACATTGTCAGTGCACAGGTATTTGATGCAAAAAGCTATAATGATTTTATTGCAAAAATCATTGGAGCAATTTCAACGTCCATTGAGCGTGTAGGTATACGTAAAAAAGAAAGCTTTCCCTTTATGCAGATAAATACTGCCGAACTTGCCGGAGTAATAGATACCTATATTCGCACTAAATTGTTTGGAAAACTTTTCAATCCTTTTGAAGATAACAATTGGCGTGTGCTTTTGCTTAGAAAGTCCTTGATTGTGGAGCATGTTATTAAAGAAGTTAGCAAGGCAATTTATGAGATGCAGAATAACATTGAAGTAAAAGATGCAGTTATATTAAAAAAATATTTTTCAGAAATTGGTTCCATGAAAATGCGTGAGAATTATTCTATCCCAGTTGCAAAGTCCATTTATGAAAGGCTGCCGTATCCAAGCAACAAGGGTGAATATGAGAGAGCGTTTATGGAGTATTGCGACAATGATTCTCAAACTGAATCTTTAATAAAAATTAAAGAGAATTATCATACTTTTGCGTATTTAAATTATATCCGAGATGATGGTATGATTTCACACTACTTCCCCGATTTTATGGTCAAGCTCGGCGATAAAATTTATCTTGTTGAAACCAAAGCGCAGAAGGATGCAAATAATGTAAATGTACGCAGCAAAGAAAAATCTGCGCTTGACTGGATAAGAAAAATAAATGAACTAAAGCCAGAAGACCGAATGAATTGTAAGTGGGAATACGTTCTCGTAAGCGACTCGCTATTTTATCAATTCAAAAACAATGGCGCGTCAATCTCAGAGATTCTTGAATATGCAAAATTAACTCAGAATACAACGGATAACGGGCAAATAGCATTTTTTAATGAAGGAGCAGAATAA
- a CDS encoding YdbC family protein, which yields MPDIKFEITESLGVLSENAKGWKKELNLVSWNERDSKYDIRDWSEGHEKLGKGVTLTGEEIKKLRDILNGIEL from the coding sequence ATGCCAGATATAAAATTTGAGATAACAGAATCGCTTGGTGTTTTATCAGAAAACGCCAAAGGGTGGAAAAAAGAGCTCAACCTTGTCAGTTGGAATGAACGCGATTCCAAGTACGACATTCGCGACTGGTCGGAGGGACACGAGAAGCTTGGCAAAGGGGTTACTTTGACCGGTGAGGAAATCAAGAAATTGCGGGATATTTTGAACGGGATAGAGCTGTAA
- a CDS encoding RNA polymerase sigma factor, whose translation MKITYKFATGEATTIEVSDEIGEILIDLDRKEYNVNHKETRRHTSLDGLDFEGKLFADDIDIPHLLEQKETVQMVRAAVEQLKPKQRDLIYALYLSDKPVSQAEYGRQLGIAETSVQQNARRTKQALKEILEKV comes from the coding sequence ATGAAAATCACGTACAAATTTGCAACTGGTGAAGCAACCACAATTGAAGTATCTGACGAAATTGGAGAAATTCTGATCGACCTTGACCGTAAGGAGTACAACGTCAATCACAAAGAAACCCGCCGCCACACCTCATTGGACGGCCTCGATTTTGAAGGGAAGCTGTTTGCCGATGACATTGACATTCCACACCTGCTGGAGCAAAAAGAAACTGTCCAAATGGTGCGTGCTGCCGTGGAACAGCTCAAACCCAAACAGCGTGACTTGATTTACGCGTTGTATTTGTCGGACAAGCCAGTTTCACAGGCCGAATACGGCAGGCAACTCGGCATTGCTGAAACCAGCGTTCAGCAGAATGCCAGAAGGACAAAACAGGCTCTCAAAGAAATCCTTGAAAAAGTGTAG
- a CDS encoding rRNA biogenesis protein rrp5 translates to MSQIKLLLNVASDLRSLADSLQAVAGATDQDEPAPETKPVKEKVSPLAPKESPVTIEQVRAVLANKSRSGKTAAVRDLLGKFGAAKLSEIEPDKYPALLQAAEEL, encoded by the coding sequence ATGAGTCAAATAAAACTACTGCTCAATGTTGCATCTGATTTGCGCAGCTTAGCAGACAGCCTGCAAGCCGTGGCCGGTGCCACTGATCAGGATGAACCAGCACCGGAAACAAAACCTGTCAAGGAAAAGGTATCACCACTCGCGCCTAAAGAATCGCCCGTTACGATTGAGCAGGTGCGCGCAGTACTAGCCAATAAGAGCCGCTCGGGTAAAACGGCTGCAGTCAGAGATTTGCTTGGTAAGTTCGGGGCCGCAAAGCTCAGTGAAATTGAGCCGGACAAGTACCCTGCCCTGTTGCAGGCGGCGGAGGAACTGTAA